GGGCCGAAACAGGGTAAACTTGAGGCCTTGCTGAAAACCATAAGCCCATATCACCCTGTCGAGGAGCTGCTTTGAGGCGCTGTAAATCCATCGCTGTTTGTTGATGGGTCCGAGCATAAGGGGGCTCGTGTCTTCGTTGAATTCTTTATCGGGACACATGCCGTAGACCTCTGACGTAGAGGGGAAAATGAGTCGCTTTTTGTACTTGACGCAAAGTCTGACCACGTTCAAATTCTCTTCGAAATCAAGCTGAAAGACCTTAAGGGGCTCCTTTACGTATGTCGCGGGGGTGGCTATGGCGACGAGCGGCATGACCACATCGCATTTCTTTACGTGGTATTCGATCCACTCCTTATTAATCGCGATATCGCCCTCTACAAAATGAAAGCGTTCATGCCCATGACAGGAATCAAGCTTATCATCCCTTAGGTCCATGCCATAAAGCTCCCAGTCTGTATCTCTCAAGACCTTTTCTGCAAGACTGTTTCCGATAAAACCGTTGACGCCGAGCACGAGTATCTTCAAATGCCGCCTCCTAATATTTCATTTTCTATGTTGTTAAGCGATGCAAACGATTCTCCATCCATCTCCTGTTCGCCTTCCCATTGAACGCGGATGAGCTCAAGCGTTCCTTTACCCGCACTGACCTTGAGCGGACGGGACGAGATGACTTTTCCCGGCGTGGCGCCGAAGCTTTCTTCCTTAGCACGGGACTTCCATATGTAAAGCTTTTTGCCGCGAAGATAGGTAAACGCGCCGGGATAAGGATGGGTGACGGCCCTTGTGAGGTTATAGAGCGAAAGGGCGTCTTTAGTCCAAAAGACGAGCCCATCCTCGGGTTTGCGCCCCCCATAGTACGAAGAGGGACCCGCCTGCGGGGTCCTGATAAAACTCCCGTCGGCCAAGGCGGGCAAAGTTTCTTTCATGAGTCGTCGCGCTTTCTCCGTCATCTTCATGTACAGAGTGTATACATCGTCTTCCAGTGTTATTTCA
Above is a genomic segment from Syntrophorhabdaceae bacterium containing:
- a CDS encoding bifunctional UDP-4-keto-pentose/UDP-xylose synthase, which codes for MKILVLGVNGFIGNSLAEKVLRDTDWELYGMDLRDDKLDSCHGHERFHFVEGDIAINKEWIEYHVKKCDVVMPLVAIATPATYVKEPLKVFQLDFEENLNVVRLCVKYKKRLIFPSTSEVYGMCPDKEFNEDTSPLMLGPINKQRWIYSASKQLLDRVIWAYGFQQGLKFTLFRPFNWIGPKLDELITDIEKEGSSRVVTQFISNLLLGEPIRLVDGGAQKRCFTYIDDGIACLVKIIENKDGKCNGEIFNIGNPNNEATVKELAHKLKKMFTEHPSTKKQKKQSEIIEVFSKDYYGEGYQDIDKRVPSIDKAKKIIGWKPKVDLDTALKKTLDYYLNTNI
- a CDS encoding formyltransferase produces the protein MKAVVFAYQEIGYVCLNELIDFGAQVSCLFTHEDDPREEIWFKRPVTIAEQRGIPVYTPNTLKDEKWVELIRKAAPDFIFSFYYRNMIPKTILDIARVAALNLHGSLLPRFRGRAPVNWVLVEGEKETGVTLHEMVEKPDAGCIVAQKKVEITLEDDVYTLYMKMTEKARRLMKETLPALADGSFIRTPQAGPSSYYGGRKPEDGLVFWTKDALSLYNLTRAVTHPYPGAFTYLRGKKLYIWKSRAKEESFGATPGKVISSRPLKVSAGKGTLELIRVQWEGEQEMDGESFASLNNIENEILGGGI